In the genome of Physeter macrocephalus isolate SW-GA unplaced genomic scaffold, ASM283717v5 random_6075, whole genome shotgun sequence, the window CCTGGGGATTTTACTGGCTCCACCAAAATCAACAGAACACTGCTTGAACACCCTGGAGTCAGAGTTACAATCTCAACTTTACCTGTACTTTCCATAATTCTTGACAGAAGGAAAGACGGGAGAACATGCTTTGTGCTAATAAATTCTGAGCAATCTCAAACAAGGAAGACAGTTTCTTCTGAAAAGAGAGATTAAATCTTTTCTAAGAAACGGTATTaaatgtccaattttcccaaACAGCTGAAGAGCAACTCGTGCTGCGTCTTACCCTCTGGTCCGGCGTCAGCAGCACCTTGGGAGGGGGCCCCGCATCTGCCTCACAGACCCGCACGAGGCCAGAGGCCACCACCTGGCTGGAAAGGACAGCTGCTGGAACACCCAGCTGCGCGGCTTGGTCGCGCAAAGCAGAGCCTTAAAGGTGagacaaaacagacacacacaacaAAATGTACAACTGAAGTAGATTGGTTAAATGCCTTCTCCGAAGCTCTAGCACCACAGAAGATTGCCTTTTGAAGGGGAGAAGAGATCTGGGGGGAAGCACAAGGTATGAAAGTAAGACAACTTCAGTCT includes:
- the LOC129391979 gene encoding Fanconi anemia group A protein-like; the protein is SALRDQAAQLGVPAAVLSSQVVASGLVRVCEADAGPPPKVLLTPDQRKKLSSLFEIAQNLLAQSMFSRLSFCQELWKVQNSLLLEAVWRLHVQNIVSLQELLESTRASHCRGLSRSGAQAPDAQ